A portion of the Streptococcus sp. Marseille-Q6470 genome contains these proteins:
- a CDS encoding GNAT family N-acetyltransferase → MEYDLLIREAEAQDASAVIALLDQIGQESSFTSLDENGIAMSESEMQRFIDKQAQSDNQITLLAYLNEELAGVINITADQRPRVRHIGDIFLGIKKAYWGNGLGSILMEEAIEWAQSSGSIRRLQLTVQKRNLAAVHLYKKLGFIIEGQQERGACIEGGEFLDVYLMGRLIDK, encoded by the coding sequence ATGGAGTATGATCTTTTAATCCGTGAAGCGGAAGCCCAGGATGCTTCAGCGGTCATTGCTCTCTTAGATCAAATTGGTCAAGAGTCCAGTTTTACCAGTCTGGATGAAAATGGAATTGCAATGAGTGAATCCGAAATGCAGCGTTTTATTGATAAGCAGGCCCAGTCGGATAATCAGATTACTTTACTAGCTTATTTGAATGAAGAATTGGCAGGAGTGATCAATATAACGGCTGATCAACGTCCGCGAGTTCGGCATATTGGGGATATCTTTTTGGGTATCAAAAAAGCCTATTGGGGAAATGGTCTCGGTAGTATCTTGATGGAAGAAGCTATTGAGTGGGCCCAATCTAGCGGAAGTATTCGACGTTTACAATTGACAGTTCAAAAACGAAATCTGGCAGCTGTTCATCTATATAAAAAGCTGGGCTTCATCATTGAAGGCCAGCAGGAACGAGGCGCTTGTATAGAAGGAGGAGAGTTTCTTGATGTTTACCTGATGGGTCGACTGATAGACAAATAA
- a CDS encoding LCP family protein produces the protein MVKKIIGMFLGFVLVTVLGVGAYAYTIYQQSTQTLAKTYKQIGEETKVIEATEPLTILLMGVDTGNVERTDPWAGNSDSMILVTVNPKTKKVVMMSLERDILTQIQQPDGSVREAKLNAAYADGGAELAISTIQKMMNIHIDRYVMVNMHGLQRMVDAVGGITVNNTLGFPISIQDQEPFNTISIGVGEQTLNGEEALVYSRMRYQDPEGDYGRQKRQREVIQKIVEKILSLNSVSHYQEILKALSDNMQTNIEITTTTIPQLMGYQDSFKNIESQQLRGEDAMIDGISYQIVTSEHMLEMQNLLRRSLDKPEVTELETNAVLYENIYGRLPQTTGSVIEQGQQEQ, from the coding sequence ATGGTAAAAAAAATAATCGGAATGTTTTTAGGCTTTGTTCTTGTGACAGTGCTTGGTGTGGGAGCTTATGCCTATACTATCTACCAACAAAGTACACAGACTTTAGCCAAAACTTATAAACAAATCGGAGAAGAAACCAAGGTTATCGAGGCAACTGAACCATTGACAATCCTATTGATGGGGGTAGATACGGGGAATGTCGAACGTACAGACCCATGGGCAGGAAATAGTGATTCAATGATCTTGGTAACAGTGAATCCTAAAACCAAGAAAGTCGTTATGATGAGTTTGGAACGTGATATTCTGACACAAATCCAACAACCAGATGGTAGTGTTAGAGAAGCTAAACTCAACGCTGCCTATGCTGATGGTGGGGCAGAGCTTGCCATTTCGACCATTCAAAAAATGATGAATATCCATATCGACCGCTATGTGATGGTCAATATGCACGGTCTTCAAAGAATGGTTGATGCTGTCGGAGGTATTACAGTAAACAACACTCTAGGTTTCCCAATCTCTATCCAAGACCAGGAACCATTTAACACGATTTCTATCGGGGTTGGAGAGCAAACATTAAATGGTGAAGAGGCTCTGGTGTATTCACGCATGCGCTATCAGGATCCAGAGGGAGACTACGGTCGTCAGAAACGTCAGCGCGAAGTCATTCAAAAGATTGTCGAAAAAATCCTTAGTTTGAATAGTGTCAGTCACTACCAAGAAATTCTGAAGGCTCTTAGCGACAATATGCAGACAAATATCGAGATTACGACTACAACAATTCCTCAGTTGATGGGCTATCAGGATTCCTTTAAGAATATTGAGTCTCAGCAATTGCGCGGAGAAGATGCAATGATTGACGGAATATCTTACCAAATCGTGACATCTGAGCATATGTTAGAGATGCAAAATCTTTTACGCCGTTCATTAGACAAACCAGAAGTTACCGAGTTGGAGACAAATGCAGTTTTGTATGAAAACATTTATGGTCGTTTGCCACAAACGACTGGTTCTGTTATAGAGCAAGGACAACAAGAACAATAA
- a CDS encoding competence/damage-inducible protein A, with amino-acid sequence MKAEIIAVGTEILTGQIVNTNAQFLSEKLAEIGVDVYFQTAVGDNEARLLSLLEIAQNRSNLVILTGGLGPTEDDLTKQTLAHFLGRDLTFDAHAQAKLDDFFAHRPDYARTPNNERQAQIVEGSIPLPNETGLAVGGMIEVAGVTYVVLPGPPSELKPMVLNELLPRLTTGAKLYSRVLRFFGIGESQLVTILSDLIEEQTDPTLAPYAKTGEVTLRLSTKATSQEEARKALDCLEGQILARQTFEGIALKDICYGYGEEASLASVVIEGLKKQKKTITAAESLTAGLFQSTLADFSGVSAIFKGGFVTYSMEEKAKMLDIPQAELEEYGVVSAFTAEKMAEQARFKTQSDFGVSLTGVAGPDSLEGHPAGTVFIGLSQASGTEVVRVNIAGRSRADVRKIAVMHAFNLVRKALLSD; translated from the coding sequence ATGAAAGCGGAAATAATAGCTGTTGGGACAGAGATTCTAACAGGTCAAATTGTCAATACCAATGCACAGTTTTTGTCTGAAAAGTTGGCTGAAATCGGTGTTGATGTCTACTTCCAAACGGCTGTAGGAGATAATGAGGCTCGTCTCTTATCCTTGTTGGAGATTGCTCAGAATCGTAGCAATCTGGTTATCCTAACAGGAGGATTGGGACCGACAGAGGATGATTTGACCAAACAAACCTTGGCCCATTTTCTAGGGCGTGATTTAACTTTTGATGCTCATGCGCAGGCTAAACTAGATGACTTTTTTGCTCATCGACCGGACTATGCCCGAACTCCAAATAATGAGCGCCAAGCTCAAATCGTTGAGGGTTCAATCCCGCTACCTAATGAAACAGGACTAGCAGTCGGAGGCATGATTGAGGTGGCTGGCGTGACCTATGTCGTCCTACCAGGGCCACCAAGCGAACTAAAACCCATGGTTTTGAATGAATTGTTGCCAAGATTGACAACTGGAGCTAAGTTATACTCACGCGTGCTACGTTTCTTTGGTATTGGCGAGAGCCAGCTGGTAACGATTCTGTCGGATTTGATTGAAGAACAAACAGATCCAACCTTGGCCCCTTATGCAAAAACGGGAGAAGTGACTTTGCGCTTGTCTACCAAGGCTACTAGTCAAGAGGAGGCAAGAAAAGCTTTGGATTGTCTTGAGGGTCAAATTCTTGCACGTCAGACTTTTGAAGGGATTGCTTTAAAGGATATCTGCTATGGATATGGCGAGGAAGCAAGTCTAGCCAGCGTAGTTATTGAGGGATTGAAAAAGCAGAAGAAAACCATCACAGCTGCAGAAAGCTTGACAGCAGGGCTTTTCCAATCAACTTTGGCGGACTTTTCGGGAGTGTCAGCTATCTTTAAAGGTGGCTTTGTCACTTATAGCATGGAAGAAAAGGCTAAGATGTTAGATATTCCACAAGCAGAGTTGGAAGAATATGGAGTCGTGTCAGCATTTACAGCGGAAAAAATGGCGGAGCAAGCACGATTTAAAACCCAGTCGGACTTTGGAGTTTCCTTGACAGGTGTGGCTGGTCCGGATAGTCTAGAAGGGCATCCTGCAGGTACAGTTTTTATCGGCTTGTCTCAAGCATCAGGCACAGAAGTTGTTCGTGTCAATATAGCTGGAAGAAGCCGAGCAGATGTTCGTAAAATTGCAGTTATGCATGCTTTTAACTTGGTTCGCAAAGCTTTATTAAGTGACTGA
- the recA gene encoding recombinase RecA, with amino-acid sequence MAKKPTKKLDEIGKKFGADREKALNDALKLIEKDFGKGSIMRLGERAEQKVQVMSSGSLALDIALGSGGYPKGRIIEIYGPESSGKTTVALHAVAQAQKEGGIAAFIDAEHALDPAYAAALGVNIDELLLSQPDSGEQGLEIAGKLIDSGAVDLVVIDSVAALVPRAEIDGDIGDSHVGLQARMMSQAMRKLGASINKTKTIAIFINQLREKVGVMFGNPETTPGGRALKFYASVRLDVRGSTQIKGTGDQKDTNVGKETKIKVVKNKVAPPFKEALVEIMYGEGISRTGELLKIASDLDIIQKAGAWYSYKGEKIGQGSENAKKYLADHPEIFDEIDHQVRVQYGLIEEEEGSKASAAADADSNQEVTLDLGDALEIEIEE; translated from the coding sequence ATGGCGAAAAAACCAACAAAAAAATTAGATGAAATCGGCAAAAAATTTGGAGCTGATCGTGAAAAAGCCTTGAACGATGCCCTTAAATTGATTGAAAAAGACTTCGGTAAGGGTTCAATCATGCGTTTAGGTGAACGTGCCGAGCAAAAAGTACAAGTGATGAGTTCAGGTTCTTTGGCACTTGATATTGCGCTCGGTTCAGGTGGTTATCCAAAGGGACGTATCATCGAAATCTACGGTCCAGAGTCATCAGGTAAGACAACGGTTGCCCTTCACGCTGTAGCACAAGCACAAAAAGAAGGTGGAATTGCAGCCTTTATCGATGCGGAACACGCTCTTGATCCAGCCTATGCAGCAGCTCTTGGTGTGAATATTGACGAATTGCTCTTATCACAACCAGACTCAGGTGAGCAAGGTCTTGAAATTGCAGGGAAATTGATCGACTCAGGTGCAGTTGACCTAGTCGTTATCGACTCAGTTGCAGCCCTTGTACCTCGTGCGGAAATCGATGGAGATATCGGAGATAGCCACGTTGGTCTTCAAGCTCGTATGATGAGCCAAGCTATGCGTAAACTTGGTGCTTCTATCAACAAGACTAAGACAATTGCCATCTTCATCAACCAATTGCGTGAAAAAGTAGGAGTTATGTTTGGTAATCCAGAAACAACTCCTGGTGGACGTGCCCTTAAATTCTATGCTTCAGTTCGTTTAGACGTTCGTGGAAGCACACAGATCAAGGGAACTGGTGACCAAAAAGATACTAACGTCGGTAAAGAAACGAAGATCAAAGTTGTGAAAAACAAGGTTGCCCCACCGTTCAAGGAAGCTCTTGTTGAAATCATGTATGGAGAAGGTATTTCTAGAACTGGTGAACTCTTGAAGATTGCTAGTGATTTGGATATTATCCAAAAAGCAGGTGCTTGGTACTCATACAAAGGTGAAAAAATCGGACAAGGTTCTGAGAATGCTAAGAAATACTTGGCAGACCATCCAGAAATCTTTGATGAAATTGACCACCAAGTTCGTGTTCAATATGGTTTAATTGAAGAGGAAGAAGGCTCTAAAGCAAGTGCAGCAGCTGATGCAGATTCTAACCAAGAAGTAACACTTGATTTGGGCGACGCTCTTGAAATCGAAATTGAAGAATAA
- a CDS encoding GNAT family N-acetyltransferase, with protein MNLTSQLITDVFPDLEKVEQLNKEAFPEEERVSLEEFLSYQDRDDAHFFAFYNEEEFVGFAFAISNQKAFYISFFAIMPHLRSHGYGREIIEKLIDFYQRTMILEVERLDEDCDNLEQRKSRMDFYLQNGFKTANAFLEYEGMSFEILYRGDHFDEEAYRNIFQKLQEENYFDFRIEYRRFSDH; from the coding sequence ATGAACTTAACAAGTCAGTTAATTACAGATGTATTCCCAGACCTTGAGAAAGTGGAACAATTAAACAAGGAGGCCTTCCCTGAAGAAGAACGTGTCTCTTTGGAGGAATTTTTAAGTTACCAGGATAGAGATGACGCCCACTTTTTCGCCTTTTATAACGAAGAAGAATTTGTCGGCTTCGCTTTTGCCATTTCTAATCAAAAAGCTTTCTACATTAGCTTCTTTGCCATTATGCCCCATCTCCGCAGTCATGGGTACGGGAGAGAAATCATTGAAAAACTCATTGATTTTTACCAGCGTACTATGATTCTTGAAGTGGAGCGATTAGACGAAGACTGTGACAATCTCGAACAAAGAAAATCCCGCATGGACTTTTACTTACAAAATGGCTTTAAAACTGCCAACGCCTTCTTGGAATACGAGGGAATGAGCTTCGAAATTCTCTATCGTGGCGACCACTTTGATGAAGAGGCCTATCGGAACATCTTTCAAAAATTGCAAGAAGAGAACTACTTCGACTTTCGTATCGAATACCGACGCTTTAGTGACCACTAG
- a CDS encoding MATE family efflux transporter produces MNKKSTVDLIHGPILPSLISFALPILLSNIFQQLYNTADILIVGRFLGQDSLAAVGATTAIFDLIIGFALGVGNGMGVVIARLYGARNFAKIKEAVAATWILGAILSGLVMLMGFFGLYPLLQYLETPAEILPQSYEYISMIVSCVGVSFAYNLFAGLLRSIGDSLAALAFLIFSAIVNVILDLYFITQLQLGVQSAGLATIISQGLSAILCYFYIRKSVPELLPGLKHFKWNKALYIDLLEQGLAMGLMGSIVSIGSVILQSSVNSFGAVIISAQTAARRIMAFALLPMTAISSSMTTFISQNFGAKRPERIVQGLRLGSYLSMSWATFACVFLFFASPSLVSFLASSSDGYLIENGALYLRISSVFYPFLSLLLIYRNSLQGLGQKLLPLLSSFIEFIGKIVFVAWIIPWAGYTGVILCEPLLWLVMTVQLYFSLSQHPWIKEGKKIVAAGGKS; encoded by the coding sequence ATGAATAAAAAATCAACGGTGGACTTGATTCATGGTCCTATCCTTCCTTCACTGATTAGTTTTGCATTACCGATTTTACTGTCCAACATCTTTCAGCAACTATACAATACAGCTGATATTTTGATTGTTGGGCGTTTTTTAGGGCAAGATTCCTTGGCGGCAGTCGGAGCTACGACAGCTATTTTTGATTTGATTATCGGCTTTGCCCTCGGTGTTGGAAATGGGATGGGAGTCGTTATTGCTCGTCTTTATGGTGCTCGTAATTTTGCAAAGATTAAGGAAGCTGTCGCAGCGACTTGGATTTTAGGTGCAATTCTGAGTGGTCTTGTGATGCTGATGGGTTTCTTCGGTCTTTATCCGCTCTTACAATATCTCGAAACACCTGCAGAAATCCTCCCCCAATCCTATGAATACATCTCAATGATTGTTAGCTGCGTGGGAGTTAGCTTTGCCTATAATCTCTTTGCAGGATTACTACGATCAATTGGTGATAGCCTTGCGGCGCTTGCCTTTCTTATCTTTTCAGCCATTGTTAATGTCATTCTAGATTTATATTTTATTACACAATTGCAGTTAGGGGTTCAGTCTGCAGGTCTTGCAACCATCATCTCGCAAGGTTTGTCTGCTATTCTCTGTTATTTCTATATCCGCAAGAGTGTTCCAGAGCTCCTTCCAGGCTTGAAGCACTTCAAATGGAACAAGGCTCTCTATATTGATCTCTTGGAGCAGGGACTAGCCATGGGGCTGATGGGTTCAATCGTTTCTATCGGAAGTGTGATCTTGCAATCCTCTGTTAACAGTTTTGGAGCAGTTATTATCAGTGCCCAAACGGCAGCACGTAGAATCATGGCCTTTGCCTTATTGCCAATGACGGCTATTTCATCTTCGATGACGACTTTTATCTCTCAAAACTTTGGGGCAAAACGTCCCGAACGCATTGTCCAAGGTCTTCGCTTAGGGAGCTACTTGAGCATGTCTTGGGCAACCTTTGCTTGTGTATTCCTATTTTTTGCAAGTCCTAGCCTCGTTTCTTTCTTAGCGAGTTCATCAGATGGTTACTTGATTGAAAATGGGGCCTTGTATCTACGCATTAGTTCTGTTTTCTATCCCTTTTTGAGTCTTTTATTGATTTATAGAAATAGTTTGCAGGGACTCGGTCAAAAACTCTTGCCCCTCCTATCTAGTTTTATCGAGTTTATCGGGAAAATTGTTTTTGTAGCTTGGATTATTCCTTGGGCGGGTTATACAGGTGTTATCCTATGTGAACCGCTACTCTGGCTTGTGATGACTGTTCAACTTTACTTCTCCCTCTCTCAACACCCTTGGATAAAAGAAGGTAAGAAAATCGTAGCAGCCGGCGGGAAATCCTAG
- a CDS encoding YebC/PmpR family DNA-binding transcriptional regulator has translation MGRKWANIVAKKTAKDGANSKVYAKFGVEIYVAAKKGEPDPELNTALKFVIDRAKQAQVPKHVIDKAIDKAKGNTDETFTEGRYEGFGPNGSMLIVDTLTSNVNRTAANVRAAFGKNGGNMGASGSVSYLFDNKGVIVFAGDDADAIFELLLEADVDVDDVEAEEGTITVYTAPTDLHKAIVALRESGIEEFQVTELEMIPQSEVELSGDDLETFEKLYSVLEDDEDVQKIYTNVDGF, from the coding sequence ATGGGACGTAAATGGGCCAATATCGTAGCCAAGAAAACGGCTAAAGATGGAGCTAACTCTAAAGTATATGCAAAATTTGGTGTAGAAATCTATGTAGCAGCTAAAAAAGGTGAACCAGATCCAGAACTAAATACTGCTTTGAAATTTGTTATCGATCGTGCCAAACAAGCGCAAGTGCCAAAACACGTGATTGATAAGGCTATTGATAAGGCGAAAGGAAACACGGACGAAACCTTTACAGAAGGTCGTTACGAAGGATTTGGACCAAATGGTTCTATGTTGATTGTTGATACCTTGACTTCAAACGTTAACCGTACAGCTGCCAATGTCCGTGCGGCTTTTGGTAAAAACGGCGGAAACATGGGAGCTTCAGGTTCTGTGTCTTACCTCTTTGACAACAAGGGTGTTATCGTATTTGCAGGTGACGATGCGGATGCTATCTTTGAACTCTTGCTTGAAGCAGATGTCGATGTAGATGATGTAGAAGCAGAAGAAGGAACAATCACTGTCTACACAGCTCCAACTGACCTTCACAAGGCTATCGTTGCTTTGCGTGAGTCTGGTATCGAAGAATTCCAAGTGACAGAACTTGAGATGATTCCTCAATCAGAAGTTGAGTTGTCAGGTGATGACCTTGAAACATTTGAAAAACTCTACAGCGTTCTTGAAGACGACGAAGACGTACAAAAAATCTACACCAACGTTGATGGATTCTAA
- a CDS encoding MarR family transcriptional regulator, translated as MDKPMLVFKRFGHQIHLMVQKEAKRCGIEFMGGPQGQVLRFLDHREHEQELTLIKDIEQELNITKSVASNLVKRMVQNGLVELEASPSDKRAKFVHLTEKSRSQMQQIKSFFDRIDRSLLDGVSEEKLAIFEEVMGQLQANIEKIGGADEETR; from the coding sequence ATGGATAAACCGATGTTGGTCTTTAAACGTTTTGGGCACCAGATACACCTCATGGTGCAAAAGGAAGCCAAACGTTGTGGTATTGAATTTATGGGTGGACCGCAAGGGCAGGTCCTTCGTTTTTTAGATCACCGTGAACATGAACAAGAACTGACGCTCATCAAGGATATTGAACAAGAGCTCAATATTACCAAGTCAGTTGCTAGTAATTTAGTCAAGCGCATGGTGCAAAATGGTTTGGTGGAATTGGAGGCGAGCCCAAGTGATAAACGGGCGAAATTTGTTCATTTGACCGAAAAATCACGTTCTCAAATGCAGCAAATCAAATCTTTCTTTGATCGAATTGATAGGAGTTTACTCGATGGCGTATCCGAGGAAAAACTAGCTATTTTTGAGGAAGTCATGGGTCAACTACAAGCCAATATAGAAAAAATAGGAGGAGCAGATGAAGAAACTCGCTAA
- a CDS encoding ABC transporter ATP-binding protein — protein sequence MKKLAKRITGKEWGMILLTILFTCFSVYLELEVPTYISEITALIGTPGTQLDALWSPAIKMMGLSLLAFLSSVIVGFFASRVAASYTTHLRSDIFNRILDYSQTEIKRFSIPSLLTRTTNDITQIQMLFTMGLQVVTRGPIMAIWAIGKILGKSEYWLWAVVVAVIVNVLMTTVLMTLAFPKQSVIQKLTDKLNSITRESLTGIRVVRAYNAENYQDKKFEAANDEVTRLNLFVNRLMAIMNPIMMAISSGLSLAIYWIGAYIINDASLTERLPLFSDMVVFMSYAMQVVMGFLLMGALFIVLPRTLVSAGRINQVLDLHSSIENPSDPQTANSSVKGQVEYRDVTFRYSKNSEAIVEHVSFKAEAGQTIAFIGSTGSGKSTLVNLLPRFYDVSDGEILVDGVNVQDYDLEDLRNKVGYIPQKAVLFSGDVKGNLDFGKSQESPLSETDMWEALELAQSKNFIEDKEAGLDSEVAQGGTNFSGGQRQRLAIARALARKPEILIFDDSFSALDYKTDRILRQELAEKTQSMTKLIVAQRISTIMDADLILVLDQGKVVGQGTHKELLASNEVYQEIAYSQLSKEELEHGK from the coding sequence ATGAAGAAACTCGCTAAGCGTATCACAGGAAAAGAGTGGGGCATGATTCTCTTGACAATTCTTTTTACCTGTTTCTCGGTCTATCTCGAATTAGAAGTGCCGACTTACATTTCAGAAATTACTGCATTAATAGGAACACCAGGAACGCAGTTGGATGCACTTTGGTCACCAGCTATTAAGATGATGGGTTTGTCGCTTTTGGCTTTTCTATCATCCGTAATAGTTGGCTTCTTCGCTTCTCGAGTCGCAGCATCTTACACAACTCACCTGCGAAGCGATATTTTTAATCGTATCTTGGATTACTCTCAGACAGAGATTAAACGTTTCTCTATTCCCAGTCTTTTGACTAGGACGACTAATGATATCACGCAGATTCAGATGCTCTTTACCATGGGACTTCAGGTGGTCACTCGTGGGCCTATCATGGCTATCTGGGCTATTGGGAAAATCCTTGGCAAGTCAGAATACTGGCTCTGGGCAGTAGTAGTAGCCGTCATTGTCAATGTTTTAATGACAACCGTTCTCATGACTCTAGCCTTTCCAAAACAATCTGTCATTCAAAAATTGACAGATAAACTCAATAGCATCACTCGTGAAAGTTTGACAGGGATTCGAGTGGTTCGTGCCTACAATGCAGAGAATTACCAAGATAAGAAATTTGAAGCAGCTAACGACGAAGTAACTCGTCTTAATCTCTTTGTCAACCGTTTGATGGCCATTATGAATCCCATTATGATGGCGATTTCGAGTGGCTTGAGTTTAGCGATTTACTGGATTGGTGCTTATATTATCAACGATGCTAGTCTGACTGAACGTTTACCTCTCTTTAGTGATATGGTGGTCTTCATGTCATATGCCATGCAGGTCGTGATGGGCTTCTTGCTCATGGGAGCTCTCTTTATCGTCCTTCCTCGTACCTTGGTTTCTGCAGGGCGTATCAATCAAGTACTGGATCTTCATTCCTCTATTGAGAATCCTAGTGACCCACAGACGGCAAATTCTTCTGTGAAAGGTCAAGTGGAATACCGCGACGTGACTTTCCGCTACTCTAAAAACTCAGAAGCAATTGTGGAACATGTCAGCTTCAAGGCAGAAGCGGGGCAAACCATTGCCTTTATCGGCTCAACTGGTTCTGGTAAATCAACGCTTGTGAACCTCTTGCCTCGTTTTTATGATGTTTCAGATGGGGAAATCCTAGTCGACGGTGTCAATGTGCAAGATTATGACTTGGAAGACTTGCGAAATAAAGTCGGTTATATTCCTCAAAAAGCAGTCCTCTTCTCTGGAGATGTTAAGGGCAATCTCGACTTTGGTAAGAGCCAAGAAAGTCCTCTAAGCGAGACAGATATGTGGGAAGCTCTAGAGTTGGCTCAATCTAAAAACTTTATCGAGGATAAGGAAGCGGGTCTTGACTCAGAAGTGGCTCAAGGTGGTACTAACTTCTCAGGAGGTCAAAGACAACGTTTGGCCATTGCACGCGCCTTGGCTCGTAAGCCAGAGATTCTCATTTTTGATGATTCGTTCTCAGCCTTGGACTACAAGACAGACCGTATCTTGCGCCAAGAATTAGCTGAAAAAACACAATCCATGACCAAGTTGATCGTTGCCCAACGCATCTCAACCATCATGGATGCAGACCTAATCTTAGTCTTGGATCAGGGTAAAGTCGTGGGACAAGGCACCCACAAGGAACTTCTTGCAAGCAATGAAGTTTACCAAGAAATTGCCTATTCACAACTATCGAAGGAGGAATTGGAACATGGAAAATAA
- a CDS encoding ABC transporter ATP-binding protein, with amino-acid sequence MENKKTSLWKQCRPFLAGLQLPLLVAVVAAVCSSIITVYGPTKIKEITNLISDGLMTGIDLEAVSSIASFLVILYVIGIILNYTQAYIFSTSIQHFSKRLRTAIAEKINRLPLAYFDRHSQGDTLSRVTNDVDTAAQSLNQSLGTVLSASFLLIAVLITMFGMNWILAMVTVVSTFVGFAAVSVIMAKSQGYFKAQQNNLAAVNGYVEEMYTGHNVVSSYNAVEPTKETFAGLNQNLHDSIWKSQFISGIMMPAMIFVGNFSYVLVIIVGAALALEGHISIGIIVAFMVYVRTFSQPLSQIAQGVTSLQQASAAMTRVFEFLGEAEMEDESHKGRQLTSMKGQVVFDRVSFGYTPERTIIHDFSATARAGQKVAIVGPTGAGKTTIVNLLMKFYEIDKGSIRIDGVDTKDMTRSEVHDAFSMVLQDTWLFEGTIRENLIYNQTGISDERVIEAAKAVGIHHFITTLPDGYDTVLDDTVTLSVGQKQLLTIARALLKDAPLLILDEATSSVDTRTEELIQKAMDRLMEGRTSFVIAHRLSTIRNADLILVMKDGNIIEQGNHEELMAQGGFYADLYNSQFTEDQAEE; translated from the coding sequence ATGGAAAATAAGAAAACGTCCTTATGGAAACAGTGTAGACCTTTTCTAGCAGGTCTCCAACTTCCTCTACTAGTCGCAGTTGTGGCTGCTGTATGTTCAAGTATTATCACGGTGTATGGACCAACTAAAATCAAAGAAATCACCAACTTAATCTCAGATGGGTTGATGACTGGAATTGACCTAGAGGCTGTGTCAAGTATTGCTAGCTTTTTGGTTATCCTCTATGTGATTGGTATTATCCTTAACTATACACAAGCCTACATTTTTTCAACTAGTATCCAACATTTCTCAAAACGTTTGCGGACAGCTATTGCTGAGAAAATCAATCGTTTGCCTCTTGCTTATTTCGACCGTCATTCTCAAGGGGACACCCTTTCTCGTGTGACTAATGACGTGGATACAGCAGCTCAATCTCTCAACCAAAGTCTTGGGACAGTTCTTTCAGCTAGCTTTTTACTGATTGCTGTTTTGATTACCATGTTTGGGATGAACTGGATTTTGGCCATGGTAACCGTTGTTTCAACCTTTGTTGGATTTGCGGCGGTTTCAGTGATTATGGCTAAATCTCAAGGTTACTTTAAAGCTCAACAAAACAACCTAGCGGCTGTAAATGGCTATGTGGAAGAAATGTACACTGGCCACAATGTGGTGAGCAGCTATAATGCTGTGGAACCAACAAAAGAAACATTCGCAGGCTTGAATCAGAATCTACATGATAGTATCTGGAAATCTCAGTTTATTTCTGGAATCATGATGCCAGCCATGATCTTTGTTGGAAACTTTAGCTATGTTCTAGTCATTATCGTCGGTGCCGCCTTAGCTCTTGAAGGCCATATCAGTATCGGGATTATTGTAGCCTTCATGGTTTATGTTCGTACCTTCTCACAACCCTTGTCACAGATTGCTCAAGGGGTTACGAGCTTACAACAGGCTAGTGCAGCCATGACTCGTGTCTTTGAGTTTCTAGGCGAAGCTGAGATGGAAGACGAATCTCATAAGGGAAGACAATTGACCAGCATGAAGGGCCAAGTGGTCTTTGATCGAGTTTCATTTGGCTATACACCTGAGCGGACTATCATCCACGACTTTTCGGCGACGGCTCGTGCAGGGCAGAAGGTTGCCATTGTTGGGCCGACTGGAGCTGGGAAGACGACTATTGTTAACCTCTTGATGAAATTCTATGAGATTGATAAGGGAAGTATTCGCATTGACGGTGTAGATACCAAGGATATGACGCGTTCAGAAGTTCATGACGCCTTTTCAATGGTCTTGCAGGATACCTGGCTCTTTGAGGGAACCATTCGAGAAAATCTCATCTATAATCAAACTGGTATTAGTGATGAACGTGTGATTGAGGCTGCCAAAGCAGTAGGAATCCACCACTTTATCACAACCTTACCAGATGGATACGATACCGTCTTGGATGATACAGTGACCTTGTCAGTAGGACAAAAACAACTCTTGACCATTGCTCGTGCCCTGCTCAAGGATGCTCCACTCTTGATTCTGGACGAAGCGACATCCTCAGTAGACACACGTACAGAGGAGTTGATTCAAAAGGCTATGGACCGTTTGATGGAAGGACGCACATCCTTTGTCATCGCCCATCGCTTGTCAACGATCCGTAATGCTGACTTGATCCTGGTCATGAAAGATGGTAATATCATTGAACAAGGCAATCATGAAGAACTCATGGCTCAAGGTGGTTTCTATGCAGACCTCTACAATAGTCAATTTACAGAAGACCAAGCAGAAGAATAA